ATGTTTCATTGTTGTTCCTTGCTACTGAAAAGAAGGTCTGGCTTGCTCAGAAGGAACTTTTCGGGGAACTGTATGTGTATCCATGCAACGAGGCTTGCGATATTGTAAATGTAACTGAGGCTGCATGAGGTGTATTCACATTTATGAGTGACAAGGAAGTAATCGAAGCAGCTCTTTTTGCTGCCGGAGGCGCACTTGACGCTACAACCCTTGGCAGGCTGATAGGCAAAAACAAGACGAAGGCTATTCCTATTGCTCAGCAGCTTGTAAAGGAATATGCTGAAAGGGAATCCGGCCTTGAGGTTCTGGACCTTGGTGAACGTTACGTCATGCAGGTCAAGCCCAAATATACTGATGATGTAAGACCTCTGGCTCCAAAGGAAGTGAGTGCGCCGATGTTGCGTACACTCTCTATGATAGCATATCATCAGCCACTTGTCCAGTCTGATCTTGTTGATATGAGGGGTAACTCTGCTTACGATCACATAAGGGAGTTAAAGGACAGAGGCTTCATTGAAGCACTTCCTCACGGCAGGACAAAGATCCTCCAGACCACTACGCTGTTTGCTGACTATTTCGGTCTTGAATCCAACGACCCTGAACTTGTGAAAAAGAAGATAATTGAGCTTTCCCGTGTCCAGAGCGGACAGAGTGGCCTCAACAAATGGCTTGGAAGAAGGTTCATCGGTGTGACTCCTATGTATGAGTCCCTGATGCAACTTTGTGGCATAAGGGAATACAAAGTTATCAATGCTTATGATCCAACCGAAGAGGAACTTGATGAGCTTGAAGACGTTTACAAGCTGATAATCTCCAAAGGTTATACTGAGAAAGTAAGCAAATACTATGACGGAGAGATTATCGAGGTAAGCTCAACTACATTTGATGACCTTATAGGTTCCATCAAACTGCTTGAGAATGTATGGGATGAGGATACCGCCAGTTCGAGTATCGAATCTATAACTGAGCTTAAGGAGCGTTATGTTTCCAGGGCCCTTGTGATAAGCAAGAAAGTCCAGCCTGCCACAGAGATGGTTGCGCGCATCGTCAGTGATCTTCGCCTTGGAGTTTCATCTACTGGGATCGTAATAGCTCCTGATTATGGTAAGTCAAGTGACGGCGTTGAAGTTTCAGAGGGCGCTGATATTTTAATACCCACACATAAAGGCATGGATGGCGATCTTATAGAACGTATATGCAGCAAATATGATGCTGTCATTGATGGTCTTAAGAAGCTCGAAGATGAATGATGCAGGACAATTGTATAAATTTCCTGCTAACAAATCTTAAAACATTTCATATTTTGTCAGTTTCTTAAAAACATATATAAATGAGAGGGTATAACTTTATATACTGAATTGTTGAATATTAGCCCGCTTTAAATATGAGGATTATACTATGTCAGATTACAACATCAAAATTGAAAATGTGGTCGCATCTACCAAGCTTGCTGAGGAGTTCGATCTTACCAAAATAGAAGCTGAGTTCGAGGGCGCAGAGTATAATAAGCAGAAATTCCCAGGTCTCGTTTACCGTGTTTCTGACCCAAAAGCCGCATTTCTGGTATTCACTTCCGGTAAAGTTGTATGTACCGGTGCAAAGAATGTCGCTGATGTTCACACTGTCATAGGCAATATGGCCAAGAAGCTTAACGAC
The sequence above is a segment of the uncultured Methanolobus sp. genome. Coding sequences within it:
- the scpB gene encoding SMC-Scp complex subunit ScpB, which encodes MSDKEVIEAALFAAGGALDATTLGRLIGKNKTKAIPIAQQLVKEYAERESGLEVLDLGERYVMQVKPKYTDDVRPLAPKEVSAPMLRTLSMIAYHQPLVQSDLVDMRGNSAYDHIRELKDRGFIEALPHGRTKILQTTTLFADYFGLESNDPELVKKKIIELSRVQSGQSGLNKWLGRRFIGVTPMYESLMQLCGIREYKVINAYDPTEEELDELEDVYKLIISKGYTEKVSKYYDGEIIEVSSTTFDDLIGSIKLLENVWDEDTASSSIESITELKERYVSRALVISKKVQPATEMVARIVSDLRLGVSSTGIVIAPDYGKSSDGVEVSEGADILIPTHKGMDGDLIERICSKYDAVIDGLKKLEDE